From uncultured Campylobacter sp., a single genomic window includes:
- the infC gene encoding translation initiation factor IF-3: protein MSREKEVFLNEDIPASEVRCIGDNGEVYGIISKAQALQIAEREGVDLVLIAPDAKPPVCKVMNYSKFRYQQEKKLKEAKKKQKIIEIKEIKLSAKIAQNDINYKVKHAKEFLSSGKHVKLRVFLKGREMSSPEIGVNLLNKIWDEFFAEVADRDKAPALEGRYVNMLITPKKA, encoded by the coding sequence TTGAGCAGAGAAAAAGAGGTTTTTCTAAACGAGGACATTCCGGCTAGCGAAGTCAGGTGCATAGGCGACAACGGCGAGGTTTACGGCATAATTTCAAAGGCGCAGGCGCTGCAAATCGCCGAGCGAGAGGGTGTGGATCTGGTTTTGATAGCGCCCGATGCAAAGCCGCCCGTTTGCAAGGTCATGAACTACAGTAAATTTCGCTATCAGCAGGAAAAAAAGCTCAAAGAGGCGAAAAAAAAGCAAAAAATCATCGAGATCAAAGAGATCAAGCTGTCCGCCAAAATCGCTCAAAACGACATTAATTACAAAGTAAAGCACGCGAAAGAATTCCTTAGTAGCGGCAAACACGTAAAACTTCGCGTATTTTTAAAAGGGCGCGAGATGTCAAGCCCGGAAATCGGCGTAAATTTGCTCAATAAAATTTGGGACGAATTTTTCGCGGAAGTTGCCGATCGCGATAAAGCGCCTGCGCTGGAGGGTCGCTACGTAAATATGCTGATCACGCCGAAAAAGGCGTAG
- the rpmI gene encoding 50S ribosomal protein L35 gives MPKMKSVRGAVKRFKAGKNKIKRGSAFRSHILTKMSQKRKRNLREAQYVDSTNVSAVKRMLCK, from the coding sequence ATGCCAAAGATGAAAAGCGTGCGCGGTGCCGTCAAGCGTTTTAAAGCGGGCAAAAACAAGATCAAAAGAGGCTCGGCGTTTCGCAGCCACATTTTGACGAAGATGTCTCAAAAACGCAAGAGGAATTTGCGCGAGGCCCAATACGTCGATTCTACGAACGTATCTGCGGTTAAAAGAATGCTTTGCAAATAG
- a CDS encoding spherulation-specific family 4 protein, whose translation MLKSLKKIVSLALVGAAGFGYASEQNSWSYANAQKSPSNNTSRSDVMSAADSLGAKLSRRDAASDNSASEQYENSFRIKLEYARGFAKKGSYSGRLNNQRVMMPAFRWTGNSGVNAEFWNGITNIGSALVPYVAFGSYEAATPGDQTTQYLVRREEDAVQMKRNIAAGISNLGYTYTKNSTRNLNLVYADIDNFVNFYGRENIAGYFIDEVNTENNPTTIAYMANIYNYIKTKYPGMLVLANNGWGVRDAIAPYADVWMLQEVSADEYINHYRPRTSEFEKDPANSSKILHVIYNARPDQYDEIIRLSRERNAANLFITSDTNAYPSGYDDLPTYFEALMLAINNFTPKNGSLFSQVARGGNRVGIEMPRSKVDLDLTKLARNSAYKNLADTDGQEFNVNVSAIGNYGGDYKDRSGGVKYDHKSDGILLGASKRVDDLTLGVIFGYQKSDAWYEGKFDGVKENIKSYELGLAGRYDFSENVDLAVNLTYSTNDHKFETNNGFGAIHGAKYKSQIWDFSTRAGYKFLFENGYIKPYLGLGAIRVDEDAISRLKFSSTSKTAPNGTAGIYAIKAFGDLQIFANAEYEHRFSGDSYHASRKYSDRYDVEGLDYSSGVFNGAIGLKYKIFQSVALSASYELSESKNSLARAAFDVEF comes from the coding sequence ATGCTAAAGTCTTTGAAAAAAATCGTATCTCTTGCGCTTGTCGGTGCAGCAGGGTTCGGCTATGCGAGCGAGCAGAATTCCTGGAGCTATGCAAACGCGCAAAAATCACCTTCCAACAACACTTCCCGTTCCGATGTAATGAGCGCTGCGGATAGCTTGGGCGCAAAATTAAGCAGGCGCGACGCGGCTAGCGATAACTCCGCGAGTGAGCAGTATGAAAACTCATTTCGTATCAAGCTCGAGTATGCAAGAGGCTTTGCTAAAAAGGGTTCATATTCGGGCAGGCTTAATAATCAGCGCGTTATGATGCCTGCGTTTCGCTGGACGGGCAATAGCGGCGTAAATGCCGAGTTTTGGAACGGCATTACCAATATAGGCAGCGCGCTGGTTCCTTATGTGGCTTTCGGTTCATACGAAGCGGCGACGCCGGGCGATCAAACCACGCAATATCTGGTCAGAAGAGAAGAAGACGCCGTTCAGATGAAGCGAAATATCGCGGCGGGCATATCAAATTTAGGCTATACCTATACTAAAAATTCTACTAGAAATCTAAATTTGGTCTATGCCGATATCGATAATTTCGTAAATTTCTACGGCAGAGAAAATATCGCAGGATACTTCATCGACGAGGTCAATACCGAGAATAATCCCACAACTATCGCCTATATGGCGAATATCTACAATTATATCAAGACTAAATACCCCGGAATGCTAGTTTTAGCAAATAACGGCTGGGGCGTGCGCGACGCTATAGCCCCTTATGCGGACGTTTGGATGCTGCAAGAGGTGAGTGCGGATGAGTATATAAACCACTACCGCCCTAGAACCTCGGAGTTTGAAAAAGATCCCGCAAATTCATCTAAAATTCTGCACGTGATATACAACGCAAGACCCGATCAATACGACGAAATCATAAGATTATCTCGCGAGCGCAACGCGGCAAATCTATTTATCACCTCCGATACGAATGCCTATCCTAGCGGATACGATGATCTGCCTACCTATTTTGAAGCGCTGATGCTAGCGATCAACAACTTCACGCCTAAAAACGGCAGCCTGTTTTCGCAGGTCGCAAGAGGCGGCAACCGAGTAGGCATCGAGATGCCGCGCTCGAAAGTCGATCTGGACCTTACAAAGCTAGCAAGGAATTCCGCTTATAAAAATTTAGCCGACACCGACGGGCAGGAGTTTAACGTAAACGTAAGCGCGATCGGAAACTACGGCGGGGATTACAAAGACCGCTCGGGCGGCGTCAAATACGATCACAAGAGCGACGGAATTTTACTCGGAGCCTCCAAGAGAGTAGATGATCTTACGCTGGGCGTGATCTTTGGTTACCAAAAATCGGACGCTTGGTACGAGGGTAAATTCGACGGTGTCAAAGAAAACATCAAATCCTATGAGCTCGGTCTGGCGGGCAGATACGATTTTAGCGAGAACGTGGATTTGGCGGTGAATTTAACCTATTCGACAAACGATCATAAATTTGAAACCAACAACGGATTCGGCGCTATCCATGGCGCAAAATACAAATCGCAAATTTGGGATTTCAGTACGAGAGCAGGGTATAAATTTTTATTTGAAAACGGCTATATTAAGCCATATTTGGGGCTTGGAGCGATTAGGGTGGACGAGGATGCGATCTCTAGGCTTAAATTTAGCTCCACTTCAAAAACCGCGCCAAACGGCACCGCGGGAATTTACGCGATCAAGGCTTTCGGCGATCTGCAGATATTCGCAAATGCTGAGTACGAGCATCGATTTAGCGGCGATTCGTATCATGCAAGTAGAAAGTATTCGGACAGATACGACGTTGAGGGGCTTGATTATTCTAGCGGCGTATTTAACGGCGCGATCGGGCTGAAATATAAGATCTTTCAAAGCGTCGCACTTAGCGCGTCGTACGAGCTAAGCGAGAGCAAAAATAGCCTGGCAAGAGCCGCTTTTGACGTGGAGTTTTGA
- the rplT gene encoding 50S ribosomal protein L20, translated as MARVKTGIVRRRRHNKVLKLARGFYSARRKHFRKAKEQLERSLVYAFRDRRAKKRDFRRLWIVRINAACRLNDISYSKFINGLRKAGIELDRKILANMAMNDPEAFATVAKKAKAALK; from the coding sequence ATGGCAAGAGTAAAAACAGGCATCGTTAGACGCCGCCGTCACAATAAGGTGCTAAAGCTTGCGCGCGGATTTTATAGCGCAAGACGCAAACATTTCAGAAAGGCTAAAGAGCAGCTAGAAAGAAGCCTCGTTTACGCCTTCCGTGACAGACGCGCGAAAAAACGTGATTTCCGCAGACTTTGGATAGTGCGCATCAATGCAGCTTGCAGACTAAACGACATCAGCTATTCTAAATTTATAAACGGACTTAGAAAAGCGGGCATCGAGCTTGATAGAAAAATTTTAGCAAATATGGCTATGAACGACCCCGAAGCTTTCGCAACCGTCGCGAAGAAGGCAAAAGCGGCATTAAAATAA